In a single window of the Halopiger xanaduensis SH-6 genome:
- a CDS encoding helix-turn-helix domain-containing protein produces the protein MPDSMSEMLRQDMECEGLLECFHNLKEIDKDVFQLLNEIDDPLTVDEIADEIDRERSTAYRSVQRLMQAGFLQKEQINYDQGGYYHVYLPRDGDEIAQELQRMLNDWYAQMGQLIGEFGEKYGDQSGQTSPIEN, from the coding sequence ATGCCCGACTCAATGAGCGAAATGCTTCGGCAGGATATGGAGTGTGAGGGGCTGTTGGAGTGTTTCCACAATCTCAAGGAAATCGACAAAGACGTCTTCCAACTGCTGAACGAGATCGACGACCCGCTTACCGTCGACGAGATCGCCGACGAGATCGACCGCGAGCGCTCGACCGCCTACCGGTCCGTACAGCGACTGATGCAGGCCGGTTTCCTCCAGAAAGAGCAGATCAACTACGACCAGGGCGGCTACTACCACGTCTACCTCCCGCGAGACGGCGACGAGATCGCGCAGGAACTGCAGCGCATGCTCAACGACTGGTACGCACAGATGGGCCAACTCATCGGCGAATTCGGTGAGAAGTACGGCGACCAGTCCGGACAGACATCGCCGATCGAAAACTGA
- a CDS encoding DUF6691 family protein → MSTTSRQPLFVPIVYLGGLIFGVGLAISGMARPEVVLDFLQLEDFGLLFVMGGAAAVTGLTFAVATRYFDGAPLTAREYARRLKEFDRNVVVGGAVFGVGWGVSGICPGAAYASVGIGNYPILWAVTGMFLGAYVQGYWRTRRAAGTDDATEPATG, encoded by the coding sequence GTGAGCACGACGAGTCGACAGCCGCTGTTCGTGCCGATCGTCTATCTCGGCGGGCTGATCTTCGGCGTCGGCCTCGCGATCAGCGGGATGGCCCGTCCGGAGGTCGTTCTGGATTTCCTGCAACTCGAGGATTTCGGTCTGCTGTTCGTTATGGGTGGTGCAGCCGCCGTGACCGGGCTCACGTTCGCCGTTGCGACTCGATACTTCGACGGGGCACCGTTGACGGCTCGGGAATACGCGCGCCGACTGAAGGAATTCGACCGCAACGTCGTCGTCGGCGGTGCGGTTTTCGGCGTCGGATGGGGCGTTTCGGGAATTTGTCCGGGGGCTGCATACGCGAGCGTCGGTATCGGCAACTACCCGATCCTGTGGGCCGTCACCGGGATGTTCCTCGGCGCATACGTGCAGGGATACTGGCGGACGCGGCGAGCTGCCGGTACCGACGACGCGACCGAGCCCGCCACCGGCTAA
- a CDS encoding YeeE/YedE family protein, with amino-acid sequence MSDLTPLLALGELFPRGVVPYLLGGLLIGLGTAIIYLATGIIAGASTFLESALSYVSDVSRFNRHTYVRSRGWRVVFTAGIVSGAAVYAIASQDGIWTTDVQWWRLLGGGFLVGVGTRLGKGCTSGHGVCGVGSLSKTSLVNVATFLAVAIGTAQLVQAMGVVP; translated from the coding sequence ATGAGCGACCTCACACCGCTGCTTGCGCTCGGCGAGCTCTTTCCCCGGGGCGTCGTCCCCTATCTCCTCGGCGGCCTGCTCATCGGACTCGGCACCGCGATCATCTACCTCGCCACGGGGATCATCGCCGGCGCGAGTACGTTTCTCGAGTCGGCGCTGTCGTACGTCTCCGACGTGTCGCGCTTTAACCGGCACACGTACGTCCGCTCGCGAGGCTGGCGAGTCGTGTTCACTGCGGGTATCGTCAGCGGTGCGGCCGTCTACGCTATCGCCTCCCAAGACGGAATTTGGACGACCGACGTCCAGTGGTGGCGGCTCCTCGGCGGCGGCTTTCTCGTGGGCGTCGGTACCCGACTCGGCAAAGGCTGTACGTCGGGTCACGGCGTTTGCGGCGTCGGATCGCTATCGAAAACCTCGCTCGTGAACGTGGCGACGTTCCTCGCCGTCGCGATCGGGACCGCACAGCTCGTCCAGGCGATGGGGGTGGTGCCGTGA
- a CDS encoding MBL fold metallo-hydrolase has product MTEDDSPDGDDAVTAITPTELRARIDSGADVFILDVRSESDFAEWHLEGTNVDIVNHPYFDLLDGVPEDLRAALPDDRRITVLCAKGGSSELIADTLAEAGYDVDHLEDGMNGWARLYEYAELDVDVDATIGQYRRPSSGCLAYLVVSDGEAAIIDPLRTFTDDYIRDVERLDADLAYALDTHVHADHVSGVRSLADRTDATPVVPDDAAARGVDYDIPYETIGDGETLAVGDVEIDAIHTPGHTTGMTAYKVGNVLFTGDGLFTESVARPDLEDPDAATDAARTLYESLTEKVLPLPDETIVAPAHFSDAATPADDGTYTATLGTLRDAMDALSMDEAAFVESVVADMPPQPANYEAIIAANLGQQTPDDTEAFELELGPNNCAASEEALTN; this is encoded by the coding sequence ATGACCGAAGACGACAGCCCCGACGGCGACGACGCCGTCACGGCGATCACGCCGACGGAGTTACGCGCTCGAATCGATAGCGGTGCGGACGTATTCATCCTCGACGTTCGCTCGGAGAGCGATTTCGCCGAGTGGCATCTCGAGGGGACGAACGTCGACATCGTGAACCATCCGTACTTCGACCTGCTGGACGGCGTTCCGGAGGACCTGCGCGCAGCGCTTCCCGACGACCGGCGGATCACGGTTCTGTGTGCAAAGGGCGGCTCCAGCGAGCTCATCGCGGACACGCTCGCCGAGGCGGGCTACGACGTCGATCATCTCGAGGACGGCATGAACGGCTGGGCGCGTCTCTACGAGTACGCGGAACTCGACGTCGACGTCGATGCGACGATCGGTCAGTATCGGCGTCCGTCGAGCGGCTGTCTCGCGTACCTCGTCGTTTCGGACGGCGAAGCGGCGATCATCGATCCGCTCCGGACGTTCACGGACGACTACATCCGCGACGTGGAGCGCCTCGACGCCGACCTCGCGTACGCGCTGGATACGCACGTTCACGCGGATCACGTCTCCGGCGTTCGGTCGCTCGCGGATCGGACCGACGCAACCCCGGTCGTGCCCGACGATGCTGCGGCGCGCGGCGTCGACTACGACATCCCGTACGAGACCATCGGCGACGGGGAGACGCTCGCAGTTGGCGACGTCGAGATCGACGCGATCCACACGCCGGGTCATACGACAGGGATGACCGCGTACAAGGTCGGCAACGTACTGTTTACCGGCGACGGGCTCTTCACGGAGAGCGTCGCCCGCCCTGACCTCGAGGATCCGGATGCGGCCACCGACGCGGCGCGGACGCTGTACGAATCGCTCACCGAGAAGGTGCTACCGCTGCCCGACGAGACGATCGTCGCACCCGCTCACTTCAGCGACGCCGCGACGCCCGCCGACGACGGCACGTACACCGCGACGCTCGGTACCCTGCGAGACGCGATGGACGCGCTGTCGATGGACGAAGCCGCGTTCGTCGAGTCCGTCGTCGCCGATATGCCGCCGCAGCCGGCGAACTACGAGGCGATCATCGCGGCAAACCTCGGGCAGCAAACGCCGGACGATACGGAGGCGTTCGAACTCGAGCTCGGCCCGAACAACTGCGCGGCCAGCGAGGAGGCGCTTACGAACTAG
- a CDS encoding sulfurtransferase TusA family protein, which yields MTDYEIAETLDVTGQNCPMPVVKTKQTVDDLDDGELLKVLATDPGSMSDLAGWAAATDGVELVDQEEGDEIFTHYVRKTE from the coding sequence ATGACCGACTACGAAATCGCGGAGACGCTCGACGTAACGGGACAGAACTGTCCGATGCCGGTCGTCAAGACGAAGCAAACCGTTGACGACCTCGACGACGGCGAGCTCCTGAAAGTCCTCGCGACGGATCCCGGAAGCATGAGCGACCTCGCCGGCTGGGCGGCAGCGACCGACGGCGTCGAACTCGTCGATCAGGAGGAGGGAGACGAGATCTTCACGCACTACGTGCGCAAGACGGAGTGA
- a CDS encoding DsrE/DsrF/DrsH-like family protein yields MSTDTSHAPEASDETPARAELEARIAALEERLAAAETDGDETQPKVSIIATKGTLDMAYPPLILASTAAAFGYEVTVFHTFWGLDILHEEKSTDLQLSSVGNPNVPVPNAVAALPGMDWLTTTLMEKRIADNDTATIEDLVETSLELGVEFQACQMTIDLLGYDEDDFYDGVTVGVGAATALQDMADSDIQLLV; encoded by the coding sequence ATGAGTACGGACACATCACACGCACCCGAAGCCTCCGACGAGACGCCGGCCCGCGCCGAACTCGAGGCTCGAATTGCCGCCCTCGAGGAGCGACTCGCCGCCGCAGAAACTGACGGGGACGAGACGCAGCCGAAGGTATCAATCATCGCGACGAAAGGGACACTCGACATGGCGTATCCGCCGCTGATTCTCGCGAGTACCGCCGCAGCGTTCGGCTACGAGGTCACGGTCTTTCACACGTTCTGGGGGTTAGACATCCTCCACGAGGAGAAGTCGACGGACCTGCAACTGAGTTCGGTCGGCAATCCGAACGTGCCCGTGCCGAACGCGGTCGCGGCGCTTCCGGGCATGGACTGGCTGACGACGACGCTGATGGAAAAACGGATCGCGGACAACGACACCGCCACGATCGAGGACCTCGTCGAGACGTCGCTCGAGCTGGGCGTCGAATTCCAAGCCTGCCAGATGACGATCGATCTCTTGGGCTACGACGAGGACGACTTTTACGACGGGGTCACCGTCGGCGTCGGGGCGGCAACGGCGCTTCAGGATATGGCCGATTCCGACATCCAACTGCTCGTCTAA
- a CDS encoding DUF2270 domain-containing protein codes for MPRSSAKDIDPSDAEYRDLGAGLLEEEMGPSSAVAHLYRGEIHRMKFWRERLDRTTNWAVLVISAILTWAFSRPGIPHYILLIGVATLSVFLLIEARRYRAYDIWRSRVRTLQENVFAYGLDPSAGVSDPSWREALSRDYRTPTIKISAEEAIAHRLRRVYLPLLTVLLAAWIVRITAFAPTSWATSAAIGMLPGPIVIGAVAAFYLGAVFVAVRPRTWYAKGELRSEELRR; via the coding sequence ATGCCCCGCTCATCGGCGAAGGATATCGATCCCAGCGACGCGGAGTACAGGGACCTCGGAGCGGGCCTTCTCGAGGAGGAGATGGGACCCAGTTCGGCGGTGGCACACCTGTACCGGGGCGAGATCCACCGGATGAAATTCTGGCGCGAACGGCTCGATCGGACGACGAACTGGGCCGTGCTCGTGATCTCGGCGATTCTCACGTGGGCCTTCTCGCGGCCGGGAATTCCCCACTATATCCTCCTCATCGGCGTCGCGACGCTCTCGGTGTTCCTGCTGATCGAGGCCCGTCGCTATCGAGCGTACGATATCTGGCGGAGCAGGGTCAGGACGCTGCAGGAAAACGTGTTCGCGTACGGACTCGACCCGTCCGCTGGCGTCTCCGATCCGAGCTGGCGCGAAGCGCTGAGTCGTGACTATCGGACACCCACGATCAAGATCAGCGCGGAGGAGGCGATCGCACACCGGCTCCGACGGGTGTATCTACCGCTGCTTACCGTCCTGCTCGCCGCGTGGATCGTACGAATCACCGCCTTCGCGCCGACGTCGTGGGCGACGAGCGCCGCGATCGGAATGCTCCCCGGACCGATCGTCATCGGTGCCGTGGCGGCGTTCTATCTCGGCGCCGTTTTCGTCGCGGTCCGTCCGCGCACGTGGTACGCGAAGGGGGAACTCCGTTCCGAAGAGTTGCGGAGATGA
- a CDS encoding alpha/beta fold hydrolase yields the protein MPAETVNGARLYYEESGSGTPILFLHGVMMGSRFFTEQQDALAGDYRPIVLDFRGHGRSEKTETGHTLPTYAADVEAFLEQRELDDVVLVGWSMGSLVAWEFIDQFGTDRLRGFVSVEQQPLDLEGDDYEHGVFDFDEFVELMELAQTDPHELGRVFIEQMFAGEPSDEVARLLFDEIARVPPSVKSAIFFDQSVRDYRPVLEDVDVPTLVCLGEDETLLETGGVEYVAERIPDADLERFADSGHCPFLEQPATFNRVLSDFVDAC from the coding sequence ATGCCGGCTGAAACCGTCAACGGCGCACGGCTTTACTACGAGGAATCGGGCAGCGGAACGCCGATCCTCTTCTTACACGGTGTGATGATGGGCAGCCGATTTTTCACCGAGCAGCAGGACGCTCTCGCCGGCGACTACCGGCCGATCGTCCTCGATTTCCGGGGCCACGGTCGATCGGAGAAAACGGAAACGGGGCATACGCTCCCCACGTACGCCGCCGACGTCGAAGCCTTCCTCGAGCAGCGCGAGCTCGACGACGTCGTTCTCGTCGGCTGGTCGATGGGGTCGCTGGTCGCCTGGGAGTTCATCGACCAGTTCGGGACCGACCGTCTTCGCGGGTTCGTCTCCGTCGAACAACAACCGCTCGACCTCGAGGGGGACGACTACGAGCACGGCGTGTTCGATTTCGACGAGTTCGTCGAGTTGATGGAACTCGCACAGACGGATCCACACGAACTGGGGCGCGTCTTCATCGAGCAGATGTTCGCGGGCGAACCGAGCGACGAGGTGGCACGGCTGCTGTTCGACGAAATTGCACGCGTTCCGCCGTCGGTAAAGAGCGCCATTTTCTTCGACCAGTCGGTCCGCGATTACCGACCGGTCCTCGAGGACGTCGACGTCCCGACGCTCGTCTGTCTCGGGGAAGACGAAACGCTGCTCGAGACGGGCGGAGTCGAGTACGTCGCCGAGCGAATCCCGGACGCCGACCTCGAGCGCTTCGCTGACAGCGGTCACTGTCCGTTTCTCGAACAGCCCGCGACGTTCAATCGCGTCCTGTCCGACTTCGTGGACGCCTGTTAG